The DNA window GCTACCACGACGCTCGTCGCTGGATGATTGCGCCATCGACGCTGGGTCGGAAAGCCAACACGATCAGCATCACGGGTACGCTAAAAGCCGGCAAGTCTGTGTCGCTATACCGCTACGATCCGACCAGCTACGATTATACCTACCGCGTCGTTGAGATCGATCCGGGTAAGGAAAACCGGGCCTGGCTGGATAAGATGTACTACCTGCCGATCAGCCGCGATGAAATAAACCGGAATAGCAAGCTGATTCAGAACCCCGGATATTAATACCGATTGATAGTACTCAACAAAAAACGGCGGCCGTGTTATGAACACGGCCGCCGTTTGTATTGAAGGCTGTTTCGTGATGGGCCACACATACTTAGTGAACGGCTGTGTAATTGCTCAGCCTATACTATACTGACAAGGCTTTAGTGTGTGATATATAGCTAAATATACTCATGTGTACTAGTTGGGCTAAATAGTTATACTTATTATGAGAAAAGCTTAATTTTCATCGCTTTTTAATGAGAAAAGTTCTATTATATGTTAGAAAAGGACATGTATCAGCTAATATAATACCGGTAAAAACACTCAGCTGCCAACTTTAGATCGTTAGTTGGAACTAAAATGCAGTTGAATCATGCCAAAACTATTTACCAATCAAAAAGTTTGCGGGGATTCCGAAACCGTTTTGTCGGAAGTGCATGCCAGATGGCTGAGACGAGGTTCGCTTTGTCTGGTTTTCGTGCTTGGACTTCTGGCATCAGTGGGCGCTTACGCTCAGACCAAAGTGTCTGGCAAGGTGGTAGATGCGCAGGGGCTGGCCCTGCCCGGTGTTAGTGTTCTGGTAAAAGGAACGACTACTGGTACTGTAACCGGCGTTGAAGGCGATTACGTACTGAACGTACAGAACCGGAACGCAACACTCGTTTTCTCGTACATCGGCTACATCAGTCAGGAGGTCGCACTGAATGGTCGCAACGCAGTTAACATCACCCTGGCGTCTGATGATAAGATGCTGAGTGAAGTTGTTGTCGTTGGTTATGGCGAGCAAAAGAAAGAGACCGTAACCGGTTCCGTTGCCACCGTAAAAGGAAATGATCTGGTAAAATCGCCAGCCGTCAACCTGACCAACTCGATTGCCGGCCGGATGCCGGGCGTTATTGCGACAAACAGCAGCGGTGAACCTGGTTATGATGGCGCTGCTATTCGGATTCGGGGTTCCAACACGCTGGGTAATAACGACGCACTGATCGTTATCGACGGGGTTCCGGCGCGGGCTGGTGGTATTGATCGGTTGAATCCGGCTGATATCGAAAGTATTTCGGTTCTGAAAGATGCGTCGGCCGCTATCTATGGTTCACGAGCTGCCAACGGGGTAATCCTGGTGACGACCAAACGGGGTAAAAGTGGTAAGCCGGAGCTTTCTTACAGCTTCAACCAGGGCTTTAGCCAGCCAACGGTTATTCCCAAGATGGCGTCGGCAGCTGAATATGCCCAGTTGAACAACGAAATCAACCTGTACAACAACCTGCCTGCGGGCTACTGGAAAGATGCCAACGCGGCCTTCAATAGTACAGGAAGCTACACCCGGCCCGACAATGGCGTCGTTGTCCCGGCGGCTTACTCGCCCAGCGATATTCAAAAGTTTCAGGATGGATCTGATCCATGGGGCCATCCCAACACCGATTGGTTCGGCGCAGCGCTGAAACCGTGGTCACCCCAGGTGCGGCATACGCTGCAACTGGTGGGTGGTTCAGAGAACATTAAGTACCTGGCCTCTGCGAACTACCAGAATCAGGACGCTTACTATAAAAACTCGGCTACGGGCTACAAGCAGTATGACTTCCGGCTGAATCTGGACGCTAAAATCAGCAAGTACATCAATTTGGTGACGGGCGTTGTTGGTCGTCAGGAAAACCGCTTCTTCCCAACCGTTGGAGCCGGTGATATTTTCCGAATGCTGGCGCGGGGTTATCCCAACAAGCCTGCCTTCTGGCCGAACGGCTTACCTGCTCCTGATATCGAGAATGGCCAACAGCCTGTACTGGTTACGACCAGCGCCACGGGTTACAACAGAGACACCCGCTATTATCTGCAAAGCAACGCCAGTCTGAATATCACTAACCCCTGGGTACCGGGTCTGAAGTTAACCGCCAGTGTTGCTTTGGACAAATACATTCAACAGGGTAAGGTTTGGCAAACTCCCTGGTACGTGTATAGCTGGGATTATACGTCCTACGATCCGACGACGAAAGAACCGCTTCTTCAGCGTGTGCAGAAAGGACCGGCGCAATCGACCCTCAATCAGTACACAAACGATCAGTTCAACTCACTGCTGTCCGGTATTCTGTCGTATGACAAGACCTTCAACGCCAATCATGCGATTACGTTACTGGCCGGTATTACGAAAGAGCAGTCTAACTCAAACGGTTTCTCTGGCTTCCGTCAGTATTTTAACTCGACAGCTATCGACCAACTGTTTGCAGGTAGCCAAACCCAGCAGGTTGCGAATACAACGGCGGCCTGGGAGCGGGCTCGTATGAGCTACTTTGGTCGGGCTGCGTACAATTACAGAGAGAAATACCTGGCTGAATTCCTGTGGCGTTACGACGGTTCGTATATGTTTCCTCGTTCGAGCCGTTGGGGCTTCTTCCCCGGCGTAACGGCGGGCTGGCGTATTTCGGAAGAAAATTTCTTCAAGAAGGCGCTGCCAGCTGTTAGCTCACTGAAACTGCGGGCTTCCTGGGGCCAGTTAGGGAATGATCAGGTCTATTTTAACGGTAACCTGCGCGAGTACGATTACCTGCCGACCTATGCGTATGGCGACGCCGTCAACTCGAACTGGGGTTATGTATTGAATAACCAGGTTTCGCAGACACTGTACGAAAATGGTGTTCCGAATACAAAGCTGACCTGGGAAGTAGCCAATAACGCCGATCTCGGTTTGGAAGGCTCATTACTGAACGGTAAAGTCTTCTTTGAATTTGACGTGTTCCAGAACAAACGGTCGAATATTCTGTGGCGTCAGAGTGCATCGATTCCTCAGACGACAGGCGCTACGCTGCCCGCTACCAACATTGGCCGGGTAACGAACAAGGGCTACGAGTTCCGGGTGGGTTATAACGGACAGGCGGGTGACTTCAAATACAGCGTTAGCGTAAACGGTGGTTACGCCAAGAACACCATCACGTTCTGGGACGAAACGCCGGGTGCGCCCGAATGGCAACGGTCGACGGGTAAGCCCATTCCTACCGACGTGAACAATCCGAACAATGCCAATGGTACGCTCATGTACCAGTACGACGGGATTTTCTCGACGCAGGCCGATATCGACGCCAATAAGATTGACTACAGCGGTGTAGGTGCCAGCCTGCTACGCCCTGGCGATATGAAGCTGAAAGACATCAATGGCGACGGGAAAATTGATGCGAACGACCGTGTCCGGGCCGACCGCAACAACCAGCCCCGTTTTCAAGGTGGTTTGAATGCCAGCGTCCGGTATAAAAACTTTGATCTCAGCATTCTCTTCCAGGCCTCAACGGGCGGGCAGATCTTCCTGCAAACGGAGTCGGGTACGATCGGTAACTTCCTACAGTACAGCTACGATCACCGCTGGACGGTCGATAACCAAAGCACGGTTGACCCACGCATCGTAGACCGTAGCAACCAGTACTTCTCCAACGGTACGACATACTGGCTGAGAAGCACCAACTACGTTCGTCTGAAAAACCTGGAACTGGGCTACACCTTGCCGAATACGCTGTCGGGCAAAATTGGTCTGAACAACCTGCGGTTTTACGTGAACGGTCTCAACCTGGCAACCTACGCACCAGCGATGAAGGGCATATTTGATCCTGAATCGACCAACAGTGCCGGTCAGTATTATCCACAGGCACGGGTTATCAACGGGGGTTTAACAGTCAGTTTCTAAACGATTAATCAGATTACTATGAATTATATAGCAAAGTGTCTGTCGTTCGGCCTGCTGTTGGGCACAACGATGATGGCTTGTAACACTGATTTCCTGGATACGAAGCCACTCGACAAGGTATCGGGTGATGCGGTCTGGGCCGACCGGGCGCTTTCTGAAGCCTTCGTAACAGATGTGTACAACGGTATTCGGGATGGTCTGCTGGATCAGATGAGTTTCGATTGCCAGACCGATAACGCCCTGTACAGCTTTGGCAAACAGGACGTGAATGAAGCGAACGTCAGCCCATCTAACATAGGTACTGTTAAGAGCACCATGGAGTGGGGCGCTATTTACGCCCGGATTCGGGCCGCCAACATCGCCCTATCGAAACTGGCAAAGCCTTCGTTCGATAATAGTGGCGATCTGGCCGGACGGATGCGCGGTGAGATGTATTTCCTGCGGGCCTATTTCTACAATCAGTTGCTGCGTTACCACGGAGCCATACCCCTTATCAAATCGGCTTATACACTGGATGAAGGTGATTTTACGGTGGGTCGTAATACGTATGAGGAGTGTGTCAACGCGATCGTTACTGATCTGGATTCGGCTACTACGCTGCTGAAAGGTCGTAGTATGGCGGCTGGCCGGGCTACGATGGGCGCTTCGATGGCCCTCAAGGCACGGGTTCTGTTGTACGCTGCCAGCGATCTACACGATATACCGACGGCCAAGGCTAAGTCGAGCGTCATTGCCAGTTTCGCCAATCCTGAATTGCTGGGTTACGTCAGTGGCGACCGGACAGCTCGCTGGAAAAAGGCGCAGGATGCTGCTAAAGCCGTCATGGACTTGAACATGTACGGGTATAAGCTGAACCTGTCGGCTCCCGTTACGGCGGCTGAAGGGCAGCAGAATTACACAAACCTGTCGCTGTCGCAAAACGGTGGTGAGACCGATGGTATTTTCCTGAAATACTATATCCGGGCATCAAATGATGACTGGGGCTCCTGGTTCCCGCGCAATAACATGCCGAACGGTTATCACGGCTGGACGTCAAGCGAACCAACCCAGCAGATGGTCGATAATTACGAGATGATGGATGGTACCAAGTTCGATTGGAGCAATGCAACGCATGCTGCGGCACCGTACGAAAACCGCGATCCTCGTTTCTATGCGTCGATTCTCTACGATGGTGCACAATGGAAACCCCGTACGCCCGATGGCGCGGGTATCGATCCCGCCGGTCAGATACAGATGGGTGAATACGAAGTGGGCTCTTCGTCGTCTCCGACCAAGTTTTCGGGGCTGGATACCCGCAACAGCACAATCGAAAACTGGAATGGTACCTGGACAGGGTACGCCATCCGTAAGTTTTTCAACACCGATGTATCGATCGTAGATCAGAATATTCGTCAGGAGATTCCGTCTATCCAGATTCGGTACACCGAGGTTGTGTTGAATTATGCGGAAGCCTGTTTGATGCTAGGGCAGGAAGCAGAGGCCAAGAAGTGGATCAACGCTGTTCGTTTCCGGTCTGGTATGCCTGCCATCACCGAAACGGGTTCCGCGCTGATGGCTCGTTACCAGAACGAGCGGAACGTGGAGATGTTCATGGAAGATCAGCGTTTCTACGACGTTCGCCGGTGGATGATTGCACCCACGGTACTCGGTCAGCAGGCCCGCATCATTGCTATCACGGGTAAACTAAAGTCAGGCAAAACGGTCACGACATACAAGTACAGCAAAGACAACTATACCTACACGTACAAGGTACAGGACTTGGGAACGGGTAAGGAAAACCGGAAGTGGAACGATAAGATTTACTTCCTGCCAATCAGTCGCGACGAGATCAACCGGAATAGCAAGCTGATTCAAAACCCAGGTTACTAAGTAGAAATCCATTCCAACCTCTCCCTAACGGGAGATAGTGAGAGTTCAAGAATGCCAGTGCTTTCGGGTGCTGGCATTTTTAGTTATTTTTATAGGATAATAAATGATACCCCCCGTCCCCCTGAAGGGGGTGAGGACGTTCCCTAGCCACTACTGGCGATGGCCGAGTCCTCGCCCCCTTCAGGGGGACGGGGGTAAACACACTTACCCTCCGTGAAACGCTTTACTTACTTTACGCTGACGGTTTGCCTGTTGGCCGCGGCTGCCTGCCAGAAGTCGTCCGATTCGTCGTCCGCCCCTCAATCCGCTGACACGCCCGCTGGCCCGGCCCTGTTCACGCTGCTTTCGCCCGATCAGACCGGCGTTACGTTTTCCAACAACCTGACCGAAGGATTGAATACCAACGTACTGATGTACGAGTATTTCTACAACGGTGGGGGCGTGGCAGTCGGTGATCTGAACAACGACGGGCTGGACGACATTTACTTCACGGGCAACATGACCCCCAATAAGTTGTACCTCAACAAGGGAAACATGCGCTTTGCCGACGTTACGGCGCAGTCGGGGGCGGGGGTAACGAAAATCCGTGGAAAACGGGCGTGACGATGGCCGACGTTAACGGCGACGGTAAACTGGATTTGTACATCTCTCGTTCCGGCACGATCCGCCCCGAAAATCGCATCCCCGAACTGCTCATCAACGACGGACCCGATGCGCAGGGGATTCCGCATTTCACCAACCGCACCGCCGAATACGGGCTGGCGCAGCCGGTGCAAAGCACGCAGGGCGTCTTCTTCGATTATGACCGCGACGGTGATCTCGACCTGTTTCAACTGAACCACAACCCCCGGCTGCTGCCTATTCTCGACCCGCAGGCTACGGCGGCCATCATGAAGCAGCCTGACCCGCAAATCGGCGTTCGGCTCTACAAAAACGAGGGCAAGCGCTTTACCGATGTAACGGCAAAATCGGGCCTAAGTAGTTCACCCCTGAGCTACGGGCTGGGCGTGGGTGTGTCGGACCTGAACAACGACGGCTGGCCCGATCTCTACGTGTCGAACGACTACGGTGTACCCGATTATCTGTACATCAATCAGGCGGGAAAAGGTGGGCCGTACTTCCGCGACGCGCTGAAAACGAGCGTGGGGCATACGTCCAACTTCTCGATGGGTAACGCTGTCGCCGACGTCAACAACGACACCCGGCCCGACATCGTGACACTGGACATGCTGCCCGAAGACAACCGGCGGCAGAAACTGCTGATGGCCCCCGACAACTACGAAAAGTATGATCTCGCCGTGCAATCGGGCTTTCACCACCAGAACATGCGGAACATGCTGCAAGTAAACAACGGCGACGGGACGTATCGTGAGGTAGGCCAACTGGCGGGCATTTC is part of the Spirosoma rhododendri genome and encodes:
- a CDS encoding RagB/SusD family nutrient uptake outer membrane protein is translated as MNYIAKCLSFGLLLGTTMMACNTDFLDTKPLDKVSGDAVWADRALSEAFVTDVYNGIRDGLLDQMSFDCQTDNALYSFGKQDVNEANVSPSNIGTVKSTMEWGAIYARIRAANIALSKLAKPSFDNSGDLAGRMRGEMYFLRAYFYNQLLRYHGAIPLIKSAYTLDEGDFTVGRNTYEECVNAIVTDLDSATTLLKGRSMAAGRATMGASMALKARVLLYAASDLHDIPTAKAKSSVIASFANPELLGYVSGDRTARWKKAQDAAKAVMDLNMYGYKLNLSAPVTAAEGQQNYTNLSLSQNGGETDGIFLKYYIRASNDDWGSWFPRNNMPNGYHGWTSSEPTQQMVDNYEMMDGTKFDWSNATHAAAPYENRDPRFYASILYDGAQWKPRTPDGAGIDPAGQIQMGEYEVGSSSSPTKFSGLDTRNSTIENWNGTWTGYAIRKFFNTDVSIVDQNIRQEIPSIQIRYTEVVLNYAEACLMLGQEAEAKKWINAVRFRSGMPAITETGSALMARYQNERNVEMFMEDQRFYDVRRWMIAPTVLGQQARIIAITGKLKSGKTVTTYKYSKDNYTYTYKVQDLGTGKENRKWNDKIYFLPISRDEINRNSKLIQNPGY
- a CDS encoding SusC/RagA family TonB-linked outer membrane protein, giving the protein MPKLFTNQKVCGDSETVLSEVHARWLRRGSLCLVFVLGLLASVGAYAQTKVSGKVVDAQGLALPGVSVLVKGTTTGTVTGVEGDYVLNVQNRNATLVFSYIGYISQEVALNGRNAVNITLASDDKMLSEVVVVGYGEQKKETVTGSVATVKGNDLVKSPAVNLTNSIAGRMPGVIATNSSGEPGYDGAAIRIRGSNTLGNNDALIVIDGVPARAGGIDRLNPADIESISVLKDASAAIYGSRAANGVILVTTKRGKSGKPELSYSFNQGFSQPTVIPKMASAAEYAQLNNEINLYNNLPAGYWKDANAAFNSTGSYTRPDNGVVVPAAYSPSDIQKFQDGSDPWGHPNTDWFGAALKPWSPQVRHTLQLVGGSENIKYLASANYQNQDAYYKNSATGYKQYDFRLNLDAKISKYINLVTGVVGRQENRFFPTVGAGDIFRMLARGYPNKPAFWPNGLPAPDIENGQQPVLVTTSATGYNRDTRYYLQSNASLNITNPWVPGLKLTASVALDKYIQQGKVWQTPWYVYSWDYTSYDPTTKEPLLQRVQKGPAQSTLNQYTNDQFNSLLSGILSYDKTFNANHAITLLAGITKEQSNSNGFSGFRQYFNSTAIDQLFAGSQTQQVANTTAAWERARMSYFGRAAYNYREKYLAEFLWRYDGSYMFPRSSRWGFFPGVTAGWRISEENFFKKALPAVSSLKLRASWGQLGNDQVYFNGNLREYDYLPTYAYGDAVNSNWGYVLNNQVSQTLYENGVPNTKLTWEVANNADLGLEGSLLNGKVFFEFDVFQNKRSNILWRQSASIPQTTGATLPATNIGRVTNKGYEFRVGYNGQAGDFKYSVSVNGGYAKNTITFWDETPGAPEWQRSTGKPIPTDVNNPNNANGTLMYQYDGIFSTQADIDANKIDYSGVGASLLRPGDMKLKDINGDGKIDANDRVRADRNNQPRFQGGLNASVRYKNFDLSILFQASTGGQIFLQTESGTIGNFLQYSYDHRWTVDNQSTVDPRIVDRSNQYFSNGTTYWLRSTNYVRLKNLELGYTLPNTLSGKIGLNNLRFYVNGLNLATYAPAMKGIFDPESTNSAGQYYPQARVINGGLTVSF